From Shumkonia mesophila:
GCTGATCGACATGATGCGCGCCAACAACCGCTATCCGCCGGGCTTCGCCGCAGCGATCACCGGGGCGTCGGCGACCATCGGCCCCATCATCCCACCCTCCATTCCCATGGTGCTTTACGCCATGGTGTCCGACCAGTCGGTTGGCGCGCTGTTCCTGGGGGGCGTCGGACCGGGGCTGCTGATGACGGCGGTCCTCATGCTGGCCGTCTGGCTGATCTCGCGGCGCCGCAACTTCCCGACCGAGGCAACCATTCCGTGGCGGCGCTATCCGGGTATCGTCGGGCGGGCCATTCCGCCCCTGCTGATGCCGGGAATCCTGTTGGGCGGCATCTACGGCGGCGCCTTCACGCCGACAGAGGCGGCGGCCGTCGCAGCATTTTATGCGCTGATTCTCGCCGGCCTGGCCTACCGGGCCATCGGGCCGCGCACGTTCTTCGCGATCCTGGTCGACACGGTACGGTCCAGCGCGGTGATCGCCATGATCATCGCCGGTGCGTTTCTGTTCAACTACATCATCGCCACCGAGCAGATCCCCAACGCCATCGCCGCATGGCTGTCGGGATTCAGCCTGTCGCCGGTGGTGTTTCTGTTGCTGGTCAGCCTGCTCTTTCTTGTTTTCGGCTGTTTTCTCGACGCCGCCACCATGCTGCTGGTACTGGTGCCGATCATCCTGCCGTCGATGAAGGCGATGGGGATCGACCTCGTGCATTTCGGGGTTGTCGT
This genomic window contains:
- a CDS encoding TRAP transporter large permease; this translates as MSLALIVMLAILAGTCALGAAIGPAMIASGLVYLIISGQDVGLAAETILNGFFNSFVLLAVPLFIFAANVMNAGTISERLLDFSLAMVGRFRGGLAHVNILTSLIFSGMSGSAIADAAGVGKVLIDMMRANNRYPPGFAAAITGASATIGPIIPPSIPMVLYAMVSDQSVGALFLGGVGPGLLMTAVLMLAVWLISRRRNFPTEATIPWRRYPGIVGRAIPPLLMPGILLGGIYGGAFTPTEAAAVAAFYALILAGLAYRAIGPRTFFAILVDTVRSSAVIAMIIAGAFLFNYIIATEQIPNAIAAWLSGFSLSPVVFLLLVSLLFLVFGCFLDAATMLLVLVPIILPSMKAMGIDLVHFGVVVVVNMMIGLITPPYGVLLFVINSLTGIELASIIREMWAFIAILLAALLLMILVPDIVLWLPHTLGYS